cttgcaaatttaatttaagagaacgtaccctttttggtttttcgtgatactttcggcttaaagcatcagcaactacatttgcttttccttcatgatactgaatatcacaatcataatcactaagcatttccatccagcgtctttgtctcatatgcaactccttttgcccgaaaacataccttaaacttttatgataagtgaatatggtaaacttactaccataaaggtaatgtctccaaatcttaagggcaaaaattaaggctcctaattccaaatcatgggtagaataatttccttcatgattcttaagttgcctagatgcataagctataaccttttgacgttgcattaatacacatccataacctaacttagaagcgttacaatagactacaaagtcttcagtttcttctggtaacgctagtatgggtgcatgggttagtctttgtttaaggattctaaaggcttcttcctgttttggtccccattcaaacttaacagatttacaagttaactaagttaagggaatggctattctggaaaaatctcgaataaatcttctataataaccggccaatcctaagaaacttctaacctcggttggtgactcaggggttttccatttggtaatcgcctcgatctttgtgggatccacatgaattccttcatgattaactaagtgtccaagaaactgtacctgttctaaccaaaattcgcacttcgaaaacttagcgtaaagcttttcctttcttaataaacttaaaagtgcatgcaaatgctttgcatgatcctctttactttagaataaatgagaactAGTATTTGtacccgccgcgcgttgcggcggcgtacCTGACTCTTTCCGAACTAAATTTACGTCGAAATAGAGTAACTGGAATTTATACCGTCGAATGAAAACATATTTTATTTTAGCCCAAAAAATTCTATGTTAAAACTATACTAACTCGAATCATAGATATGTGGTTCTTGAGCAAAATTTATATCGAAAGTTGAACCAAATAAAAGATAAAGAAAACGTACCAGTCCCCTATCCAGGTCCAGCTTCTGCATGCCTGCAACCATCACAACAGATTCAGATATTCCCCTGTTTAGAGTCGTCGAAGTTGAAATATGTAtgaggtcaaagtcagacaaacTAAACACATTATAACCAAAATAAACATCAAACCCAAATATCACAAACGTGATGCATTTtcttaaaagaaaataaaatgaaTAATTACTGCATCGGGTATTGGTCCTGAGAGTATAGAAGAATGCATTTTGTTTTGTCACAACATACAAAAGATGATATTTTAGAGACATAAATAGAGATACAATAGGTTACCTCCAGTGGTAACGTATGCAACAGTTCCAGGAGTCACTGTGACACCAAGACCATCATTTCCTGCTCTTGATTCAGTAATAACAGGATACTCACCAGGACCATCTGCAGCAATTACAGCATATCCATCCTGCAAAGTTTCAAGTGATAAATCCATCATGCATACCATGAAAATAAAAACATGCCTTTGGGTTCAAACAAAAAATTCATTTTGTAAATTTGACTTCATACTTGACTCTCAACCGTTTATACCAACCAACTACATGAAACTAATAAATGTATTCTAGTAACTCAACTTCTTCTTTTCTGATCACTTCTAGATGCATATTTGAAGATTTATTCTTAGTTAGGGCAACTACAAATTGTACCTTAAACTTAAACCACATGTCATCCCTAAACCATAAATTTCATAATCAAATCTTCAGTTACACACATCATATGTTTTCGGATTcaaattccatatgttccttaaTGACCCCCAAAGAAAAGATATGCACAACAAACTAATTGCGCTAAACCTAAATCTTCCTTCAACTtaacaatttatttataaaaatcccTAAATGCGTGGTGAAGAAAGACCTTGATGGAAGCAGGATATGGAGGGAGAGGATCGGGAGGTCGAATGTCCTCAGCCAAAACCTTGCCGAGAGCATCCTGAACAGCCACCGTCACCGGAGACAACCGCCTGGATACGTCCAACACAGTTGTCAAAGCTTCTTCTACTGGAATCATCTCCATCGTTGTTCAAAAAAATCTACAAATCAGATCAACTGATGGAGGTTTGAGAAGATAAGAATTACACTcataagaaaccctaatttcaatctAGATGCTTACCATGTCTCGCGTTTGAAGAATGCTTGGATGAACAAACTCAAAATTCCCCCAACGATTCAACTTTTCAGATTTATTGTTGGGGACAGGGGTTGTGATTTAGATTGGTGGCTTTAGCAAACAAAAAGAAGCATTGAGAGGGTCCAGGAGTTTTGAAAGAGCAGCAGAAAGAAATTTGTCTCTTGTCCATATGTCAAAGGGTAGAATGGTCACTCGGCAAAGCCACCGACCTTtcattttgttatatatatataatatcatcaataaaaacaattatgaatttatccaaatatggcttacatattcggttcatcatgtccataaatgcagctggggcattggttaaaccaaatggcatgacagtaaattcataatggccataccttgttctgaatgcggttttaggaatatcctctttctgtacctttagttgatgatatcctgatcttaaatcgattttagagaaaattcgagctccttgaagttgatcgaacaggtcatcgatccttggtaatgggtaccgattcttaatcgtgaccttgtccAATTcatggtagtcaatgcacatacgtattgatccgtccttctttttgactaataaaatcggtgctccccacggcgatgagcttggctgtatgaatcctttctctaacaattcgtctaactgtttcttcagttcctgcatttcggcagGTGCCAAAtaataaggtgctttggcaatcggtgccgttcctggtagcagatggattctgaattcaacttccctgtctggcggtagtcctggcaattcttttggaaaaacatctgaaaactgagacactactggaatgtattttagttcttttcctttagtgttagtgattatagaaatcaaatacactatagatccttttcttatacaacttgcagttttcatcacagagatgaatttagtggatctagatggtttatctcccttaattgtgatcttttcaccccttgctgaatttacttgaatcgacttttgatcacataaaatattagCTTTATTGGttgttaaccaatccattcctaatacaatatcaaatcctgccagatttgtgacacttcggattttcccggataacctttcgatgtaacgtttcgtgtacgtattttattaaatgaaaacgatgaATTATCTGTTATATCGTGTTAtgtgtacgtatatatatatatatatatatatatatatatgtaggcgTGTATGTATATAAGTGAGATGAGCCGGAACCTTGAATACActcgagacccgactcgagaccgcttaGTCTCGAGTGAGCAGTGAATTGGGCCGGTTTGGACCTTGCAACACTCCTTAGCCCACCCTCTTATAaccgacacacacacacaccctaaCCCACTTGTGAcactatataaaccaaccctcccatcccttaaccatttttacaacactcctctcacaacactctcatactctcctttcatctctctcactaaaaaccctaAGAATTCTAGCAACCAAGATCACTTCCTCACCATCTCATCTCTCTCGGGTCCAACCATAGCATCAAGGCTCGCGGATTCAAGCTCAAGGTCATCTTTCGGAGCTTAGTTTATCGAATTCTTGGACCACTACTTCCAACCGGTTAGCATGAATATTTCTACAAGTTGTTTTGCTTTGCTTGTTACTAAATGATGCTTGTAGCCTCTTGTTATGTTATCCGATTGATGCATTTAGGACCTAAAGATCATAATCATGTATGTGTTGTTTGCTATGATTATCCGGTTAGATATGGGAGTTGGATTTAAATCGTTGCTAGTTGTAAGGATTTAATTAAAGGATTTATGCATGATTTAAGGTTGAATGTTCATGAATTGTGCGTTATCCGGCTTGTTATATTTCGTTGGTTAAATAGTTTTGTTATTCGGTTGTTGATAAGGGTTGGTTAGATGGTTTTGTGCATGGTTTTGGGTTATAAAGGATGATTGTGGTGATGaatattgtttgattattgttcGTGTAaatgatgaacagtttgaagatggtttgtatattcaaaaatatgtgtgtttgatccattttagacaagggttagacaagaaaacatgttttagtggcatagtacaatctgatttcatgaaattgcaattctattggccagtactgtttgcaggttctagaaggatttctgtgcacgtaatcacggttgcgagtcggaacctttggttgcgactcgagaccacagcaggatttgtcgagacctcccggttgcgagtcgtaatcaacgcgtatcgaatccggttgcgagtcgtaaccactgctactgagtcggaactgctggttgcgagtcgtaacctctggttgcgactcgtaatcaaaacgtgacggaccgagacctcagttgcgagtcgcaacctcggttgcgagtcactcttgtctcgactggactgttttagggtcattgggcttttgactgttgggcttactgttgactggactgcatgttTGTCACTGCTGGTTATATGTTAGGGCTGGCCCAATGACCCAACTGTTTGTTTGTTCGTATGTTATAtgtgtttgctatatgtatttGCCATACGTGTTCACTATGTGTTTACtagtacccgacttgacccatatttggtaaccatgttaggacgtggtgaccaacatacttgaccgggtaaaaatatctaccgagcaacccaaggtgagttcacaacttaaaagcatgcgtcccggtggtttgggacacgagactaaagcaaccctatccccttgtaaaggggataccatttacattccttccctagttattgggaacaaacttacttttccttcccttgtcattgggaaaccttttagttaattactgtttatacggaatgcaaccaacggcactaaacgcaactctatcactcaagtccctactacataataccgattagtcgccggggccaggcgaacgggttattagttgatagcgctatttaggttttaccagcctcacaccgtgccatggtatgggatcggtcgtgaactaatgta
This is a stretch of genomic DNA from Helianthus annuus cultivar XRQ/B chromosome 16, HanXRQr2.0-SUNRISE, whole genome shotgun sequence. It encodes these proteins:
- the LOC110867496 gene encoding molybdopterin biosynthesis protein CNX1 isoform X1; translation: MEMIPVEEALTTVLDVSRRLSPVTVAVQDALGKVLAEDIRPPDPLPPYPASIKDGYAVIAADGPGEYPVITESRAGNDGLGVTVTPGTVAYVTTGGMQKLDLDRGLVRFLYLLFGSTFDINFAQEPHIYDSS
- the LOC110867496 gene encoding molybdopterin biosynthesis protein CNX1 isoform X3, whose product is MEMIPVEEALTTVLDVSRRLSPVTVAVQDALGKVLAEDIRPPDPLPPYPASIKDGYAVIAADGPGEYPVITESRAGNDGLGVTVTPGTVAYVTTGGPIPDAVIIHFIFF
- the LOC110867496 gene encoding molybdopterin biosynthesis protein CNX1 isoform X2, with amino-acid sequence MMIPVEEALTTVLDVSRRLSPVTVAVQDALGKVLAEDIRPPDPLPPYPASIKDGYAVIAADGPGEYPVITESRAGNDGLGVTVTPGTVAYVTTGGMQKLDLDRGLVRFLYLLFGSTFDINFAQEPHIYDSS
- the LOC110867496 gene encoding molybdopterin biosynthesis protein CNX1 isoform X4 — its product is MEMIPVEEALTTVLDVSRRLSPVTVAVQDALGKVLAEDIRPPDPLPPYPASIKDGYAVIAADGPGEYPVITESRAGNDGLGVTVTPGTVAYVTTGGEYLNLL